In Nymphaea colorata isolate Beijing-Zhang1983 chromosome 5, ASM883128v2, whole genome shotgun sequence, one genomic interval encodes:
- the LOC116254909 gene encoding uncharacterized protein LOC116254909, whose amino-acid sequence MKIHLLLSRPCWSSPLVAFSPSSFSSYPSSPSAVCRLRFSIRASSSPDATNVEQLSARERRQLRNERRELKAYDWKDEVEERLARRRKKKPPSARMEELNLDNLARLGPQWWVIRVSRLSGQEAAEQLARGIARNFPNIDFKVYVPAVHIKNKLKNGTYSIKEKSLFPGCIFLHCILNKELHDFIREWSGIGGFLGSKVGNSKRQINRPKPVAAEEIEAIFQQAKEEQEKIDRAFLEENHLEGIMDDGESNQIPVDGKRRGRSKKVSKPSVLRKQEEQETANGSMLVQEETKVPVLGSSVKVTSSPFMEFTGSLKEFNVKTGKATVAFMFFGKETLVDVNVDEIVM is encoded by the exons atgaagatccatcttcttctctctcggcCTTGTTGGTCGTCGCCCTTGGTGGCCTTCTCCCCATCGTCTTTTTCCTCGTatccttcttctccctctgcCGTCTGTAGATTGAGGTTCAGCATTAGAGCTTCATCGAGCCCAGACGCTACCAACGTGGAGCAGCTGTCTGCCAGAGAGAGGAGGCAGCTGAGGAACGAGAGAAGGGAATTGAAGGCCTACGACTGGAAGGACGAGGTGGAGGAGAGACTGGCTAGGAGGCGCAAGAAGAAGCCGCCGTCGGCCCGAATGGAGGAGCTCAACCTGGACAACCTCGCCCGTCTTGGCCCTCAATGGTGGGTGATTCGAGTATCTCGGCTGTCCGGACAGGAGGCCGCGGAGCAGCTTGCTCGCGGAATCGCCCGTAACTTTCCCAACATCGATTTCAAG GTGTATGTTCCAGCTGTCCACATAAAAAACAAGCTGAAGAATGGAACATATTCGATTAAAGAGAAGTCTTTGTTTCCTGGATGTATCTTCTTACACTGTATTCTCAACAAGGAACTACATGATTTTATCAGAGAGTGGAGTGGTATTGGCGGTTTTCTTGGTTCTAAAGTTGGAAATAG TAAGCGGCAAATCAACAGGCCCAAACCTGTGGCTGCTGAAGAAATTGAAGCAATTTTTCAGCAAGCAAAGGAAGAGCAGGAGAAAATTGACCGTGCTTTCTTGGAAGAGAACCACTTGGAAGGAATTATGGATGATGGAGAAAGTAACCAAATTCCAGTTGATGGTAAGAGAAGAGGCAGATCAAAAAAGGTTTCCAAGCCATCTGTTCTAAGAAAGCAGGAGGAGCAGGAAACTGCAAATGGAAGTATGCTTGTACAAGAGGAAACTAAGGTGCCTGTTCTTGGTTCAAGCGTGAAAGTTACATCTAGTCCTTTCATGGAATTCACTGGAAGCCTCAAGGAATTTAATGTCAAGACAGGAAAG GCGACTGTTGCATTCATGTTCTTTGGAAAGGAAACACTGGTAGATGTCAACGTTGATGAAATTGTCATGTAG